One genomic window of Halorhabdus sp. CBA1104 includes the following:
- a CDS encoding phosphotriesterase, translating into MGKLSTTQGTIDRDEIGLLVPHEHIFADLGPMEAENWKDTDPEAVIELIGPEIERAKEAGIDALVECTPEGVGRRVDIDLAVSEATDFPVVVPTGIYQETSIPQWAREMGVAELTEWMLDELTNEIEDTGVRAAWIKVSTDDDDPEGLSDDEEKILRAAARAGAETGAVIGSHTLHGNVAHQQLDIIAEEGYDPSRFIWIHARAEENLDYHERAAKRGAFVEYDWIGGHDQDDQTYIDLVEYMTERGYTDNILLSQDRGYYDPSQPDGGEVDPYTYIVEKFLPKLRAANVPDAAIDTIVHENPLDAYCR; encoded by the coding sequence ATGGGAAAACTCAGCACGACACAGGGAACCATCGATCGAGACGAGATCGGTCTGTTAGTCCCTCACGAACACATCTTCGCCGACCTCGGGCCGATGGAAGCAGAGAACTGGAAAGACACCGACCCCGAGGCGGTGATCGAACTCATCGGCCCGGAGATCGAGCGCGCCAAGGAGGCGGGGATCGACGCCCTCGTCGAGTGTACGCCCGAAGGCGTCGGCCGTCGGGTCGACATCGATCTCGCTGTCTCAGAGGCGACAGACTTCCCCGTGGTCGTGCCGACGGGGATCTACCAGGAGACGAGCATTCCCCAGTGGGCCCGAGAGATGGGCGTCGCGGAACTCACCGAGTGGATGCTCGATGAGTTGACCAACGAGATCGAGGACACGGGCGTGCGGGCGGCCTGGATCAAGGTGAGTACCGACGACGACGATCCCGAGGGCCTCTCAGACGACGAAGAGAAGATTCTCCGTGCCGCGGCGCGAGCCGGTGCCGAAACGGGCGCTGTCATCGGCAGCCACACACTGCACGGTAACGTCGCCCACCAGCAACTCGACATCATCGCGGAGGAAGGCTACGACCCCTCGCGGTTCATCTGGATCCACGCCCGCGCCGAGGAAAATCTGGACTATCACGAGCGGGCGGCCAAGCGCGGCGCGTTCGTCGAATACGACTGGATCGGTGGCCACGATCAAGACGATCAAACGTACATCGATCTCGTCGAATACATGACTGAGCGCGGATACACTGACAATATCTTACTGAGCCAGGACCGAGGCTACTACGACCCCAGCCAACCCGACGGCGGCGAAGTCGACCCGTACACCTACATCGTCGAGAAGTTCCTACCGAAGCTCCGGGCCGCAAACGTCCCGGACGCGGCCATCGACACGATCGTCCACGAGAATCCGCTGGACGCCTATTGTCGCTGA
- a CDS encoding hydrogenase maturation nickel metallochaperone HypA has translation MGVFDRGRFNLGSEDAETLPYLCLSCETPLPVQYHSCPECGSYDVRRAKWVDDH, from the coding sequence ATGGGTGTCTTCGACCGCGGCAGGTTCAACTTGGGGTCTGAGGATGCTGAGACGCTTCCCTATCTCTGTCTCTCCTGTGAGACGCCGCTGCCCGTCCAGTATCACTCCTGCCCGGAGTGTGGGAGCTACGACGTGCGGCGCGCGAAGTGGGTCGACGATCACTGA
- a CDS encoding thiamine-phosphate synthase family protein — protein MRFPSEIVVDRFLPTARAMLAGELSAHGLTQQEIADHLGVTQAAVSKYVGGDVAVESRFSEDPRMQSTIDEIAAGFADGSMDAYDALGELLDVIRAFEDRGPICEIHEEAVPALAGLGCDLCLRGHDEAVADERAVLSTVRSATRLLADETAMVASVPNVGTNVGMALPDAEDERDVAAVPGRVHAMRGRINVPANPEFGGSQHVARTILAAMAVDPSKRGALNLATDESLIGAARDRGIDPLQFDAGYENRRERLEAAFRDRDAVPAVVYHEGAFGIEPITYVLGTDALEATQLAIELVGAGKA, from the coding sequence ATGCGATTTCCGAGCGAAATCGTCGTCGATCGTTTCTTGCCGACGGCCAGGGCCATGCTCGCTGGCGAATTGTCCGCGCACGGACTCACCCAACAGGAGATCGCCGATCACCTCGGCGTGACTCAGGCCGCCGTCAGCAAGTACGTCGGTGGCGACGTTGCGGTCGAGTCCCGATTTAGTGAGGACCCGCGAATGCAGTCGACCATCGACGAGATCGCCGCCGGCTTCGCGGACGGGTCGATGGACGCCTACGACGCGCTGGGTGAATTGTTGGACGTGATCCGGGCCTTCGAGGATCGGGGACCGATCTGTGAGATTCACGAGGAGGCGGTCCCGGCACTGGCCGGCCTGGGTTGTGACCTGTGCCTGCGCGGCCACGACGAAGCGGTCGCCGACGAGCGGGCAGTCCTTTCGACGGTCCGCTCGGCCACACGGCTGTTGGCTGACGAGACGGCGATGGTCGCGTCGGTACCAAACGTCGGGACGAACGTGGGCATGGCCCTGCCCGACGCCGAGGACGAGCGAGACGTGGCGGCCGTACCGGGTCGAGTCCACGCGATGCGCGGCCGGATCAACGTCCCTGCGAACCCGGAGTTCGGTGGCTCTCAACACGTCGCCCGGACAATCCTGGCGGCGATGGCCGTCGATCCGTCCAAGCGCGGGGCGTTGAACCTCGCGACCGACGAATCGCTCATCGGGGCCGCACGGGATCGTGGCATCGACCCCCTTCAGTTCGACGCCGGCTACGAGAACCGCCGCGAGCGCCTCGAAGCCGCGTTCCGTGATCGTGACGCGGTGCCAGCAGTCGTCTATCACGAGGGGGCGTTCGGGATCGAGCCGATCACCTATGTGCTCGGGACGGATGCCCTCGAAGCCACGCAGCTGGCGATCGAGCTGGTCGGCGCTGGGAAAGCCTAA
- a CDS encoding HTH domain-containing protein, which translates to MSGSGRETEYAVEDVTAVFKDRDDYAEPLTASEVAEALGCSRRTALNKLHDLEASTDITSKKVGGRSRVWWIPVHIDR; encoded by the coding sequence ATGAGTGGATCAGGCCGCGAAACGGAGTACGCCGTCGAGGACGTAACAGCGGTGTTCAAAGACCGGGACGACTACGCCGAGCCACTGACCGCAAGCGAGGTGGCCGAGGCGCTTGGGTGTTCTCGTCGGACGGCACTGAACAAACTGCACGACCTCGAAGCGTCGACGGATATCACGAGCAAGAAAGTGGGTGGGCGGTCGCGGGTGTGGTGGATCCCGGTCCACATCGACCGCTGA
- a CDS encoding DUF4129 domain-containing protein, whose amino-acid sequence MRRNRQRVLVGVTVILAVLATVIVAAAVVPTQTAERQPGNGSGGVSLDQPSQEPNEFDITVDIPPLVRPIAVALLVGFTAVGLFVRIQTLTLKGVVTSLLAAGVVFAVLQLIDLSLRFPGSGRQPQNVTNGTGPGGSGSVNPVAPGVDVPIVALGGIAVVLLGAVALLVLSSGRSESTEAASVDDQASVDELDAVGSAAGRAASRLAAGVDSTNAIYRAWAEMADALAVSEPETTTPGEFAEAAIQAGMDPDDVQELTRLFEAVRYGNVPPSPDRVERAEDALRRIEAAYATPERSGQRTSPDETGPQEERR is encoded by the coding sequence GTGAGACGAAACCGCCAGCGCGTCCTCGTCGGTGTGACAGTCATTTTGGCCGTGCTTGCGACTGTTATCGTTGCGGCGGCGGTCGTTCCGACCCAGACCGCAGAGCGTCAACCTGGTAACGGGTCGGGTGGCGTATCCCTCGACCAGCCGTCTCAGGAGCCCAACGAGTTCGACATCACGGTCGATATCCCGCCACTGGTTCGGCCCATCGCCGTGGCGCTGCTTGTCGGGTTCACCGCCGTTGGGCTGTTCGTGCGGATACAGACCCTTACGCTCAAGGGCGTCGTGACATCGCTTTTGGCGGCTGGGGTCGTTTTTGCCGTCCTCCAACTCATCGACCTCTCGTTGCGCTTTCCGGGGTCGGGCCGCCAGCCCCAGAACGTCACGAATGGCACTGGTCCGGGCGGGTCGGGATCGGTCAATCCCGTCGCTCCGGGCGTCGATGTGCCGATCGTGGCGCTGGGGGGGATCGCGGTCGTTCTCCTCGGGGCAGTGGCACTGCTGGTCCTCTCTAGTGGGCGGTCGGAGTCGACCGAAGCGGCGTCCGTCGACGACCAGGCGTCGGTCGATGAGCTGGACGCCGTCGGATCGGCTGCCGGCCGGGCGGCGTCGCGCTTGGCAGCCGGTGTCGATTCGACGAATGCCATCTATCGTGCTTGGGCTGAGATGGCCGACGCCCTCGCAGTGTCGGAGCCGGAAACGACGACCCCGGGCGAGTTCGCGGAGGCGGCGATCCAGGCTGGCATGGATCCCGACGACGTGCAGGAACTCACACGTCTCTTCGAGGCCGTCCGATACGGTAACGTGCCGCCCTCGCCCGATCGGGTCGAGCGCGCCGAGGATGCGCTCCGACGGATCGAAGCCGCGTACGCTACGCCAGAGAGGTCTGGCCAGCGGACGAGTCCCGACGAGACTGGCCCACAGGAGGAGCGACGATGA
- a CDS encoding DUF58 domain-containing protein produces MTGQRDMLSDAAEAPTVASDDETEQRIESLLSPVIGAIGTLLVGVGLVVVWNPSLVEISIEYLAVYVISVVAVIAGIWYSYRRIVSSVSESTPPTVEARSTTSVPGSTFDRLLGGPFPTQADRIKARRRVSKRLRRVTTDVLDSTSADRAVGSIEAALADGTWSDDPVAGDFFAEQTGDRTLRDRLETVRLAPHNPFVLGVERVVGDLADRYLPERTTDGFDSPETAPHTRRPSTFGTVRSTGRWRGLGAVALLAIGLGAGLGKPGLLLVAGPLLLVVGYAAMDVEPPQSITVERTIEPTDPDPGQRVQVRVTVHNDSGRWVPDLRIVDGVPAGMTVVEGSPRHGTVLRPGASTWFEYSVQAARGPHTFESPYTITHNLSGSIERTFRTATEGDRTVTYGLRPDFEATVPLRQQASSHVGRVLTDVGGSGLEFHSVREYRAGDPLSRIDWNRAAQGQGLATLQFREERSATVVLLIDTRAAAYVAPDEQAPSAVDRSVQAAAKVFRALLNADDRVGLAALSPRGCWLSPGAGHVHWARAETVLTDDPAFSTQPPTQAFHPHVRLPKLRKRLPADAQIVMFSPLCDEESTAVARQLQAQGYPMTVISPDPTSDGTAGQTVGRIERTLRLSTLRKTDARVVDWQPAEPLPLAFDRAQRRWSR; encoded by the coding sequence ATGACCGGGCAGCGAGACATGCTATCTGACGCCGCCGAAGCACCCACCGTAGCGAGTGACGACGAAACCGAACAGCGTATCGAGTCGCTTCTCTCTCCGGTGATCGGTGCGATCGGGACTCTCCTCGTCGGCGTTGGGTTAGTCGTCGTCTGGAATCCGTCGCTCGTCGAGATCTCGATCGAATACCTGGCCGTCTACGTGATCTCGGTGGTCGCGGTCATCGCGGGCATCTGGTACAGCTATCGCCGGATCGTCTCCTCGGTGTCGGAATCGACGCCTCCGACTGTCGAAGCCCGCTCGACGACGTCGGTTCCGGGGTCGACGTTCGATCGGCTCCTTGGCGGGCCATTTCCGACACAGGCCGATCGAATCAAGGCCCGCCGGCGCGTTTCGAAACGCCTCCGGCGGGTGACGACCGACGTCCTCGATTCGACCAGTGCCGATCGTGCTGTGGGCTCGATCGAGGCGGCCCTCGCCGACGGGACCTGGAGCGACGACCCGGTGGCCGGGGACTTTTTCGCCGAACAGACCGGCGATCGCACTCTGCGTGACCGTCTCGAGACCGTCCGTCTCGCTCCACACAATCCCTTTGTTCTCGGCGTCGAGCGAGTCGTCGGGGACTTGGCGGACCGCTACCTGCCCGAGCGAACGACAGACGGGTTCGACTCCCCCGAGACGGCCCCACACACGCGGCGCCCTTCGACGTTCGGTACCGTTCGCTCGACGGGGCGGTGGCGCGGGTTGGGTGCTGTCGCGTTGCTCGCGATTGGGCTCGGAGCCGGCCTGGGCAAGCCGGGATTGTTGCTGGTTGCCGGGCCGTTGTTGCTCGTCGTCGGCTACGCGGCCATGGATGTCGAGCCTCCACAATCGATCACTGTCGAGCGGACGATCGAACCGACCGATCCCGACCCCGGCCAACGCGTTCAGGTCCGCGTTACCGTTCACAACGATTCCGGGCGGTGGGTCCCGGATCTCCGGATCGTCGATGGCGTCCCGGCCGGGATGACCGTCGTCGAGGGCTCACCACGACACGGCACCGTCTTGCGTCCGGGGGCCTCCACGTGGTTCGAGTACTCAGTGCAGGCTGCGCGTGGCCCGCATACCTTCGAGTCGCCCTATACGATCACGCACAACCTCTCGGGCTCGATCGAACGCACGTTTCGGACGGCGACCGAGGGCGATCGAACCGTCACCTACGGGCTCCGGCCGGATTTCGAGGCGACGGTTCCGCTCCGCCAACAGGCTTCGAGTCACGTCGGTCGCGTCCTGACAGACGTCGGTGGGAGTGGGCTCGAGTTCCATTCCGTTCGGGAGTATCGTGCCGGTGATCCCCTTTCGCGCATCGACTGGAACCGGGCCGCCCAAGGACAGGGACTCGCGACGCTGCAGTTCCGCGAGGAACGCTCGGCGACGGTCGTGTTGCTGATCGATACGCGCGCCGCCGCCTACGTCGCTCCCGACGAGCAAGCGCCATCCGCCGTCGATCGGAGTGTTCAGGCGGCCGCGAAAGTGTTTCGGGCCTTGCTGAATGCCGACGACCGGGTTGGATTGGCTGCCCTGTCTCCCCGGGGGTGTTGGCTGTCCCCGGGCGCCGGGCACGTCCACTGGGCACGGGCAGAGACGGTACTCACCGATGACCCGGCGTTTTCGACCCAGCCACCGACCCAGGCGTTTCACCCACACGTCCGGCTGCCGAAACTCCGCAAGCGCCTCCCCGCTGACGCTCAGATCGTCATGTTCTCGCCCCTCTGTGACGAGGAGAGTACCGCGGTCGCACGCCAGTTACAGGCCCAGGGCTATCCGATGACAGTGATCAGCCCGGATCCGACGAGCGACGGGACCGCCGGCCAGACCGTCGGGCGCATCGAACGAACGCTTCGCCTTTCGACCCTCCGGAAGACGGATGCCCGCGTCGTCGACTGGCAGCCAGCGGAGCCACTGCCACTGGCGTTTGACCGTGCCCAACGGCGGTGGTCGCGATGA
- a CDS encoding MoxR family ATPase: MDVSEASKTCNRLLDEIESAVITDREFLETVLVGVLGRGHVLLEDVPGTGKTLTARMLAETLGVSFSRIQFTPDLLPADVTGTHVYNERDRTFEFSDGPIFAHVVLADEINRAPPKTQSALLEAMEEGQVTVDGETHELPEPFFVIATQNPVDMEGTFELPEAQVDRFAIKTTMGYPEADGERELLQRRLDRDQQSPSVETVLDPAQVQALRAAPESVRVEPDLLGYMVQITRATRDHRHVEVGVSPRGSQRLLEMSRARAALVGREYVTPDDVKRVAQPALAHRIVLTPDARVDDIAKSAVVDYVLEDTPVPTV, from the coding sequence ATGGACGTTTCCGAGGCGAGTAAGACCTGCAATAGACTTCTCGACGAGATCGAATCGGCAGTGATCACCGACCGCGAGTTTCTCGAAACAGTCCTCGTTGGCGTGCTCGGGCGCGGCCACGTCCTGCTCGAAGACGTCCCCGGAACGGGCAAGACACTGACTGCCAGGATGCTCGCCGAAACGCTTGGCGTCTCGTTTTCACGCATCCAGTTCACACCGGATCTGCTCCCAGCCGACGTCACCGGTACCCACGTCTACAACGAGCGCGACCGGACCTTCGAGTTCAGCGACGGCCCGATCTTTGCCCACGTTGTCCTTGCCGACGAGATCAACCGCGCACCGCCGAAAACGCAGAGCGCACTGCTAGAAGCCATGGAAGAAGGCCAAGTAACCGTCGACGGCGAAACCCACGAGCTCCCGGAGCCGTTTTTCGTGATCGCGACCCAGAACCCCGTCGATATGGAGGGGACCTTCGAGTTGCCCGAAGCACAGGTCGATCGCTTCGCGATCAAGACGACGATGGGCTACCCAGAGGCAGACGGCGAGAGAGAACTCCTCCAGCGGCGTCTCGATCGTGACCAACAGAGTCCGTCCGTCGAGACGGTCCTCGACCCCGCACAAGTCCAGGCGCTTCGGGCGGCTCCCGAGTCCGTTCGCGTCGAACCAGACCTGCTGGGGTACATGGTCCAGATCACGCGAGCGACGCGTGACCACCGCCACGTCGAGGTCGGTGTCTCCCCGCGTGGGAGTCAGCGGCTACTGGAGATGAGCCGGGCGCGGGCGGCCCTGGTCGGCCGGGAATACGTCACGCCGGACGACGTCAAACGCGTCGCCCAGCCGGCACTCGCTCATCGCATCGTATTGACCCCCGACGCACGCGTCGACGACATCGCCAAATCCGCCGTCGTCGATTACGTCCTCGAAGACACCCCCGTCCCGACGGTCTGA
- a CDS encoding DUF2070 family protein produces MTATQGDLAQLSRYIFRAPRWYSSISFALLLAAIAGLAAFDSRYLLENAWEGVFYIGLPTLAAGVFTPYIDRAFGGQLTPNRASLLALGCELLVIAILTAASIATVLTPLGQIFVFDALLFALAAVFAVRLLIVMAVSRHRLLVAMVPASIQTVVAAALLFVYSGTMRYLEVGGPLARSFLSRPEQAPPELLVVLPSDFVLLGLLCGFYGFAVWLFLVVIDQPWRRSLGVSALDFLQGFIGHIAEGSQELESFFEEIGEDALVPVTVLSFRRPDGDEKARFVLPMIHPGPMGDIGGGNLPERIANEADGLGFPPHATAGHDFNLVTEGEVDSILEAATTAHDRIEYSETATQGQRLQEGEATLTGHAFGDDAFTTVTFSPAFADDIEYAVGLSARAEARAGHLEDVMLADAHNCNNGLEGPNLGHVVPGGERSFELIHGADRLGERLAAADQGPLRLGTAWDETPWEPQDGIGPLGARVAVIDVDGQTTAYVLIDGNNMEPGLREEIVETIDSVDLLEVMTSDTHIVNTVEAENQVGDAIEKAKVLELIDNLVAEAIDDLEPVEAGMESEQAEVTVFGNDRTETLASTANAVVSLGGAMAGAFILAVMALSFILFLLA; encoded by the coding sequence ATGACGGCAACGCAGGGTGATCTCGCCCAGCTCTCCCGCTATATCTTTCGCGCGCCGCGGTGGTACTCGAGTATCAGCTTCGCGCTGCTACTGGCCGCCATCGCTGGACTCGCGGCCTTCGATTCGCGATACCTCCTCGAAAACGCCTGGGAAGGAGTGTTCTACATCGGACTTCCGACGCTGGCCGCCGGCGTCTTTACGCCCTACATCGATCGGGCGTTCGGTGGCCAACTGACGCCCAATCGGGCGTCACTGCTCGCCCTCGGCTGTGAGTTGCTCGTGATAGCCATTTTGACGGCCGCGAGCATCGCGACCGTCCTGACTCCGCTAGGACAGATCTTCGTCTTCGACGCGCTGCTGTTCGCGCTAGCGGCGGTCTTCGCCGTGCGCCTGTTGATCGTCATGGCGGTCTCGCGCCACCGCCTCCTGGTGGCGATGGTTCCTGCCAGCATCCAGACCGTCGTGGCGGCCGCTCTGTTGTTCGTCTACAGCGGGACGATGCGCTATCTCGAAGTCGGTGGCCCGCTCGCCAGGTCGTTCCTCTCACGGCCGGAGCAGGCACCCCCGGAGCTGCTGGTCGTCCTCCCCAGTGACTTCGTGCTACTTGGGCTGCTCTGTGGGTTCTATGGGTTCGCCGTGTGGCTGTTCCTCGTGGTTATCGATCAGCCCTGGCGGCGAAGCCTGGGCGTCAGCGCGCTGGATTTCTTGCAGGGGTTTATCGGCCATATCGCGGAGGGATCCCAGGAACTCGAAAGCTTCTTCGAGGAAATCGGAGAAGACGCGCTCGTCCCGGTGACGGTACTTTCGTTCCGTCGGCCCGATGGAGACGAGAAAGCGCGGTTCGTCCTCCCGATGATTCACCCTGGGCCAATGGGTGATATCGGTGGCGGGAACCTCCCAGAGCGAATCGCGAACGAGGCCGACGGTCTGGGCTTTCCGCCACACGCAACCGCCGGTCACGACTTCAACCTCGTCACCGAGGGGGAAGTCGACTCGATTCTGGAAGCGGCGACAACAGCCCACGATCGGATCGAATACAGCGAGACGGCGACCCAGGGCCAGCGCCTCCAGGAAGGGGAAGCCACGCTGACCGGGCATGCGTTCGGTGACGATGCCTTTACAACGGTCACGTTCTCGCCCGCTTTCGCCGACGACATCGAGTACGCGGTGGGCCTGTCCGCCCGGGCGGAAGCGCGAGCCGGCCACCTCGAAGACGTGATGCTCGCCGACGCCCACAACTGCAACAACGGTCTCGAAGGCCCCAACCTTGGCCACGTCGTCCCCGGCGGCGAGCGCTCCTTCGAGTTGATCCACGGGGCCGATCGGCTGGGCGAACGGCTCGCAGCCGCCGACCAGGGGCCGCTCCGGCTTGGCACAGCCTGGGACGAAACCCCCTGGGAACCCCAAGACGGGATCGGTCCACTCGGCGCTCGCGTCGCGGTCATCGACGTCGACGGACAGACGACGGCCTACGTCCTGATCGACGGGAACAACATGGAGCCCGGGCTGCGTGAGGAGATCGTCGAGACGATCGACTCGGTGGATCTCCTTGAAGTGATGACGTCGGACACACACATCGTCAACACTGTCGAGGCCGAAAACCAGGTCGGCGACGCGATCGAGAAAGCGAAGGTACTCGAATTGATTGACAACCTCGTCGCCGAGGCCATCGACGATCTCGAACCGGTCGAGGCCGGGATGGAGAGCGAACAGGCCGAAGTAACGGTCTTTGGTAACGACCGAACCGAAACACTGGCCAGCACCGCGAACGCGGTCGTCTCGCTGGGTGGTGCGATGGCGGGGGCGTTCATCCTCGCAGTGATGGCACTCAGCTTCATCCTGTTCCTGCTGGCGTAA
- a CDS encoding GMP synthase subunit A, producing MTRIDVIDNHGQFTHLEQRALRDLGVEVDLVDNTTPPEEIDGDGLVLSGGPSMDRIGNCPAYLDLDVPIFGICLGMQILARELDGRVDSGEYGGYADVTVEILDDADPLVGSLAPETRVWASHADEVKDVPTGFERTATSGVCGVEAMSDTDRDLYGVQWHPEVAHTERGQEVFENFLALCE from the coding sequence ATGACTCGCATCGACGTCATCGACAATCACGGCCAGTTTACGCATCTCGAACAGCGTGCCCTGCGCGATCTGGGCGTCGAAGTCGATCTCGTGGACAATACGACCCCACCCGAAGAGATCGACGGTGACGGTCTCGTACTCTCGGGTGGCCCGTCGATGGATCGTATCGGCAACTGCCCGGCCTATCTGGATCTCGACGTGCCGATCTTCGGGATCTGTCTCGGTATGCAGATTCTGGCGAGGGAACTCGATGGCCGTGTCGACTCGGGCGAATACGGTGGCTACGCCGACGTCACGGTCGAGATTCTCGACGACGCGGACCCACTTGTCGGGTCACTGGCGCCGGAAACACGCGTGTGGGCCAGCCACGCTGACGAGGTCAAAGACGTGCCGACTGGTTTTGAGCGGACGGCTACCTCTGGAGTCTGTGGCGTCGAAGCGATGAGCGACACGGACCGCGATCTGTACGGCGTCCAGTGGCACCCCGAGGTCGCACACACCGAACGCGGCCAGGAAGTCTTCGAGAATTTCCTGGCCCTGTGTGAGTGA
- a CDS encoding ATP-binding protein: MSHARRADLAGCDARRTGNRRVDVIKSGRPAGGWVRSVRVPESAILASSIAIGGASGAALGIVREYDRSTTTLTQSTEVLSRALRHNLRNDMTVILGHLDQLDGNESKQSSEPVRAIRRKIDDVMILSEKAQEIELAVTGENRQRHPVDAAAFVSRRVIAIEQAHDDVTIETDMPDQTWVEGDWMLETAIENVFETAIGNGQPGADLLVTIEHGDPGWTAIEIVDPDNHLPATDFDTLKNGTETPLQHSQGLGLWLANWIVESYNGRLDLDRSEDGSTVTLCLRRAVPTPRNR, from the coding sequence GTGTCACATGCACGGCGAGCAGATCTGGCGGGTTGCGACGCACGCAGGACTGGGAATCGGCGTGTTGACGTTATCAAATCTGGTCGTCCTGCAGGTGGATGGGTTCGTTCGGTTCGGGTCCCCGAGTCGGCGATTCTGGCGAGTTCCATCGCCATCGGCGGTGCCAGTGGTGCCGCCCTCGGGATCGTCCGGGAGTACGACCGTTCGACGACGACACTCACCCAAAGTACGGAAGTGCTCTCCCGAGCGTTGCGACACAATCTGCGCAACGATATGACCGTTATTCTGGGCCATCTCGACCAGCTCGACGGGAACGAGTCGAAACAGTCCTCTGAGCCGGTACGGGCGATCCGCCGGAAAATAGACGACGTGATGATACTTTCGGAGAAGGCCCAGGAGATAGAACTGGCAGTAACGGGAGAAAATCGCCAGCGACACCCGGTCGACGCAGCGGCGTTCGTCTCGCGGCGCGTGATCGCGATCGAACAAGCCCACGATGACGTCACCATCGAGACAGACATGCCCGACCAGACCTGGGTCGAGGGCGACTGGATGCTCGAAACGGCTATCGAAAACGTGTTCGAAACGGCCATCGGCAACGGCCAACCGGGTGCCGATCTGCTCGTCACGATCGAACACGGCGATCCCGGCTGGACGGCGATCGAGATTGTCGATCCGGACAATCACCTCCCGGCCACAGATTTCGATACGCTCAAAAACGGGACCGAGACGCCCTTACAACACAGCCAGGGGCTTGGACTGTGGCTCGCCAATTGGATCGTCGAAAGCTACAACGGTCGGCTCGACCTGGACCGTAGCGAAGACGGATCGACCGTGACGCTCTGTTTGCGCCGAGCAGTCCCGACCCCGAGAAACCGATAG